The following are encoded in a window of Deltaproteobacteria bacterium genomic DNA:
- a CDS encoding YgcG family protein has translation MVAVLALAGMALALVPVPKLTGRVNDTAGILDGSQRDRIEQALADFERQTTTQIALLTVPSLDGEDIAAFGIRVGDAWKIGQADKDNGAILIVAPKDRKVRIEVGYGLEGALTDAESSQIIRNVIVPAFRDGNWYGGISGGLDAMMRATKGEYTAPAGSDNPYRRAEKKQSVFSSIVAAIIFIVLISTPWGRSMLWFMMASSMMGGGRGGSRGGGGGFRGGGGGFGGGGASGSW, from the coding sequence ATGGTCGCCGTGCTCGCTTTGGCGGGTATGGCACTCGCGCTCGTTCCCGTGCCGAAACTCACCGGGCGCGTGAATGACACGGCGGGGATTCTCGACGGATCGCAGCGTGATCGGATCGAACAGGCCCTCGCCGATTTCGAACGGCAAACCACGACACAGATCGCGTTGCTCACCGTGCCTTCGCTCGACGGCGAGGACATCGCCGCCTTCGGCATCCGCGTCGGCGACGCATGGAAGATCGGCCAGGCCGACAAGGACAATGGCGCGATCCTCATCGTCGCGCCGAAAGACCGAAAGGTGCGCATCGAGGTCGGCTACGGCCTCGAGGGCGCGCTCACCGACGCCGAGTCGTCCCAGATCATCCGCAACGTCATCGTGCCCGCGTTTCGCGACGGCAACTGGTACGGCGGCATCTCCGGCGGCCTCGACGCGATGATGCGCGCGACGAAGGGCGAGTATACTGCGCCCGCGGGGTCGGACAATCCTTATCGCCGCGCCGAGAAGAAACAATCCGTTTTTTCGTCCATCGTCGCGGCGATCATCTTCATCGTCCTCATCTCCACGCCGTGGGGCCGTTCCATGCTGTGGTTCATGATGGCCTCCAGCATGATGGGCGGCGGGCGCGGCGGATCGCGCGGCGGCGGCGGCGGGTTCCGCGGCGGCGGCGGCGGTTTCGGCGGCGGCGGCGCGTCGGGGAGTTGGTGA
- a CDS encoding zinc ABC transporter substrate-binding protein: MPIRREIRFRLRLSLILLAFALLAAGCKDVEVGVTTVRPEDAATQKAKPFMELKRPGEDLTKPLVVCSTALVADLVTRLAGDWVRVQTLVRHRDDPHAYRPRAEDTIAVRDAQLTVAVGLRFETRMRETIDFAGRRGLLLAEIPDLSLVRAPDAPPDSHIWWSVPNYILCVEKVRDTLIRMWPQQEETFRANADAYITQLRELDTQTKAAAARIPESKRVIVTVHDALKYFARDYGFRTLAPMSLQTEMTVDDAQLIAIADALAKDKVPAAFKEASCANEKNLLIERIVALANERHGHHVHVPGMLYTDNLERPGRLGGDYVSAFKLNFKLIYDVMMGESAPEYFSAFSEGD, translated from the coding sequence ATGCCGATTCGACGTGAAATCCGTTTTCGTCTCCGCCTTTCGCTCATCCTGCTGGCATTCGCGCTCCTGGCGGCCGGCTGCAAAGACGTCGAGGTCGGCGTCACCACGGTCAGGCCCGAGGACGCCGCGACGCAGAAAGCCAAACCGTTCATGGAACTCAAGCGGCCCGGCGAGGATCTGACGAAGCCCCTCGTCGTGTGCAGCACGGCCCTTGTCGCGGACCTCGTCACGCGTCTCGCCGGTGACTGGGTCCGCGTGCAGACGCTGGTTCGCCACCGCGACGATCCCCACGCTTACCGACCGCGCGCCGAGGACACGATCGCCGTGCGCGACGCGCAGCTCACTGTCGCCGTGGGGTTGCGTTTCGAGACGCGCATGCGCGAGACGATCGACTTCGCCGGGCGGCGCGGCCTGCTGCTCGCCGAGATTCCGGACTTGTCGCTGGTTCGCGCACCCGATGCGCCGCCGGATTCGCACATCTGGTGGAGCGTTCCCAACTACATCCTGTGCGTCGAAAAGGTGCGCGACACGCTCATTCGCATGTGGCCGCAGCAGGAGGAGACGTTTCGGGCGAACGCCGACGCCTACATCACCCAGCTTCGCGAACTCGACACGCAGACGAAAGCCGCGGCCGCGCGGATCCCGGAATCGAAGCGCGTGATCGTAACCGTTCACGACGCGCTCAAATACTTCGCGCGAGATTACGGTTTCCGCACCCTCGCGCCGATGAGCCTTCAGACCGAGATGACGGTGGACGACGCGCAGCTCATCGCCATTGCCGACGCCCTCGCGAAGGACAAGGTGCCCGCCGCGTTCAAGGAAGCGTCGTGCGCGAACGAGAAGAACCTGCTCATCGAGCGGATCGTCGCGCTCGCGAACGAGCGTCACGGCCACCACGTCCACGTTCCCGGCATGCTCTATACCGACAATCTGGAGCGGCCGGGGCGACTGGGCGGGGACTACGTCAGCGCCTTCAAGCTGAACTTCAAGCTGATCTACGACGTGATGATGGGCGAATCCGCGCCCGAATACTTTTCGGCGTTTTCCGAGGGCGATTGA
- a CDS encoding cytidylate kinase-like family protein has product MQSTSRSVQKLVEDQVRRWRIEGRGRGSGGGAGKSVVTLSREPGSGGRLVAERLAATLGWDLFDRDLISRVAQSVNMSTAIVETLDEKEQSLLSHWITGLVSRQHLWPDQYQQHLLRVIATIGRHGHAVIVGRGANFILPRDPCVRVRVVCPREMRIESVANYYHVPEAEAERRLVRSESNQRAFILQNFSAAIDDPTQYDLVLNTGSLGIDGAVDVVRSFVDSQNRMMANRPAAH; this is encoded by the coding sequence ATGCAGAGCACATCGCGTTCCGTGCAGAAGCTCGTCGAGGACCAGGTCCGACGTTGGCGCATCGAGGGTCGCGGCCGCGGCAGCGGCGGCGGCGCGGGGAAGAGCGTGGTCACGCTGTCGCGGGAGCCGGGCAGCGGAGGCCGTCTGGTGGCCGAGCGTCTGGCCGCGACGCTGGGGTGGGATCTGTTCGACCGAGATCTCATCAGCCGCGTGGCGCAAAGCGTGAACATGAGCACGGCCATCGTCGAGACGCTCGACGAAAAGGAGCAGAGCCTGCTCTCGCACTGGATCACTGGCCTGGTCAGCCGCCAGCATCTGTGGCCCGACCAGTACCAGCAGCACCTGCTCCGGGTCATCGCCACGATCGGGCGGCACGGCCACGCGGTCATCGTCGGGCGCGGCGCGAACTTCATCCTGCCGCGCGACCCCTGCGTGCGCGTGCGGGTGGTCTGCCCGCGCGAGATGCGCATCGAAAGCGTGGCGAACTACTACCACGTCCCTGAGGCGGAAGCCGAACGACGGCTCGTGCGTTCCGAGAGCAACCAGCGGGCGTTCATCCTGCAAAACTTCAGCGCGGCCATCGATGATCCCACGCAGTACGATCTCGTTCTCAACACCGGTTCCCTGGGCATCGACGGCGCCGTGGACGTCGTTCGATCGTTTGTGGACTCGCAGAACCGAATGATGGCCAACCGACCGGCCGCGCACTGA
- a CDS encoding TPM domain-containing protein, which produces MGTRLSESDRDKIARAVAEAESHTSGEIVPVIVDASDDYPHADLVAGLVGLFSAIAAAAIVNVETGWTAAVALVTAGFLAGLVIARLFPALRVRLVGRGVIQTEVHQRALQAFVENGVSRTRDRTGILIFVSLLERRVEVLADEGIHAKVPDGTWDEVVALVLAGVRAGSLADGLTRAIARCGELLAKDFPRREDDTNELPDAPRSR; this is translated from the coding sequence ATGGGCACGCGTTTGTCCGAATCCGATCGGGATAAAATCGCTCGCGCGGTGGCCGAGGCCGAATCGCACACGTCGGGCGAAATCGTGCCGGTGATCGTGGACGCGTCGGACGACTATCCCCACGCCGATCTCGTCGCGGGCCTCGTCGGTTTGTTCTCGGCGATCGCCGCGGCGGCGATCGTCAACGTGGAAACCGGCTGGACCGCCGCGGTCGCTCTCGTGACGGCGGGTTTCCTCGCGGGCCTCGTCATCGCTCGCCTGTTCCCAGCCCTTCGCGTCCGGCTCGTCGGTCGGGGTGTGATCCAAACCGAGGTGCACCAACGCGCGCTTCAGGCGTTCGTCGAGAACGGGGTGTCGCGCACCCGCGACCGAACCGGCATCCTGATCTTCGTTTCGCTGCTGGAGCGCCGCGTCGAGGTCCTCGCCGACGAGGGCATTCACGCCAAGGTGCCCGACGGAACGTGGGACGAGGTCGTCGCGCTCGTGCTCGCCGGGGTACGCGCCGGTTCTCTCGCCGACGGTCTCACTCGCGCGATCGCGCGCTGCGGCGAGCTGCTCGCGAAAGACTTTCCGCGACGCGAAGACGACACCAACGAATTGCCCGACGCGCCTCGCAGTCGTTAG
- a CDS encoding LemA family protein: protein MSRIRWTFVAAALLLVALPGCGYNALQSLDEETTAAWSEVQNQYQRRFDLIPNLVNVVKGYAAHESETLTAVTEARAKVGQIKVTPEMLSNPQLFTQFQSAQSELGGALSRLMVVAEAYPDLKANENFRDLQAQLEGTENRITVARNRYIEAVKTFNVKVRQFPSAITAKVIGMKTKENFAVTSEAAQTAPKVQF, encoded by the coding sequence ATGTCGCGAATTCGTTGGACTTTTGTCGCCGCCGCGCTGCTGCTCGTCGCCCTACCCGGCTGCGGATACAACGCCCTGCAAAGCCTGGACGAGGAAACGACGGCCGCGTGGAGCGAGGTGCAAAACCAGTATCAGCGCCGGTTCGACCTCATTCCGAACCTCGTCAACGTCGTGAAGGGCTATGCCGCGCACGAAAGCGAAACTCTAACGGCGGTAACCGAGGCGCGCGCCAAGGTCGGTCAGATCAAGGTCACGCCCGAGATGCTCTCGAACCCGCAGCTCTTCACGCAGTTCCAGTCGGCGCAGTCGGAACTGGGCGGCGCACTCTCGCGCCTGATGGTCGTGGCCGAAGCCTACCCCGACCTCAAGGCGAACGAAAACTTCCGCGACCTGCAGGCACAGCTCGAAGGCACCGAAAACCGCATCACCGTGGCGCGCAACCGCTACATCGAGGCGGTGAAGACGTTCAACGTGAAGGTGCGCCAGTTCCCGAGCGCGATCACGGCCAAAGTGATCGGCATGAAGACGAAAGAGAATTTCGCGGTTACGAGCGAAGCCGCGCAGACCGCGCCAAAGGTCCAGTTCTGA
- a CDS encoding DUF805 domain-containing protein, translating to MTGFIDLWRVSGRVNRRTFAIVGVVAMALKYNIDRIVAAVFERPWDPLQYWFPGLGATVLQLRPEDGAFAGAMLATAIPFIWLGTALTAKRLRDIGWPVWLVPVFFVPFVNLLFFVALCVAPSAATKTDADRPRWLRWLPESDLGSALMGAAVAPMALLPVGALGIYGLRQYGWGLFVGIPFAQGLFAVLLASVRRSRGLGECIAIAGGSALVTGAIIFFAAWEGILCIAMASPIAVTLAVLGGLVGWGMVCAGSAGSQSAAGAALAIFVALPALMGAEYQAGSRPVVLPVHTAIDIEAPPEVVWRHVIAFAELPPATETVFRLGIAYPTRARIEGTGVGAVRHCEFSTGAFVEPITVWDEPRRLEFDVVAQPRPMDEWSWRDHVDAPHLDDFLVSERGRFLLTPIPGGTRLTGTTWYRHNIWPEAYWRLWSDGIIHAIHRRVLGHIRNLALAEEPAS from the coding sequence GTGACGGGGTTCATCGATCTGTGGCGTGTTTCGGGGCGGGTGAACCGCAGGACGTTCGCGATCGTCGGCGTCGTCGCGATGGCGCTCAAATACAACATCGATCGTATCGTCGCGGCGGTGTTCGAACGGCCGTGGGACCCGCTCCAGTACTGGTTCCCCGGGCTCGGCGCGACCGTGCTGCAATTGCGTCCCGAGGACGGCGCGTTTGCGGGCGCGATGTTGGCCACGGCGATCCCGTTCATCTGGCTCGGCACCGCGCTCACCGCGAAACGTCTGCGCGACATCGGCTGGCCGGTGTGGCTCGTGCCGGTCTTTTTCGTGCCCTTCGTCAACCTGCTGTTTTTCGTCGCCCTGTGCGTTGCGCCGTCGGCCGCGACGAAGACGGACGCCGATCGTCCGCGCTGGCTGCGGTGGCTGCCCGAGAGCGACCTCGGGTCCGCGCTGATGGGCGCGGCCGTCGCGCCGATGGCGCTGTTGCCGGTCGGAGCACTCGGGATCTACGGACTGCGACAGTACGGCTGGGGGCTTTTCGTCGGCATCCCCTTCGCGCAGGGGCTTTTCGCTGTGTTGCTCGCGTCGGTGCGCCGCTCGCGCGGCCTCGGCGAGTGCATCGCCATTGCGGGCGGTTCGGCGCTGGTGACCGGTGCGATCATCTTCTTCGCGGCGTGGGAAGGCATCCTGTGTATCGCCATGGCCTCGCCCATCGCGGTCACGCTCGCCGTGCTCGGCGGGCTCGTCGGTTGGGGCATGGTTTGTGCGGGTTCGGCGGGCAGCCAATCCGCGGCCGGGGCCGCGCTCGCGATTTTCGTGGCGCTCCCCGCGCTGATGGGCGCGGAATATCAGGCCGGGTCGCGTCCCGTCGTGCTGCCGGTCCACACGGCGATCGACATCGAAGCACCGCCCGAGGTCGTTTGGCGTCACGTCATCGCGTTCGCCGAGTTGCCGCCGGCCACCGAAACGGTCTTTCGTCTCGGTATCGCGTATCCAACCCGCGCACGCATCGAGGGCACGGGCGTGGGCGCGGTGCGCCACTGCGAGTTTTCCACGGGGGCGTTCGTCGAGCCGATCACCGTGTGGGACGAGCCGCGGCGGCTGGAGTTCGACGTCGTCGCGCAGCCGAGGCCGATGGACGAGTGGTCGTGGAGAGACCACGTCGACGCTCCGCACCTGGACGATTTTTTGGTGAGCGAACGCGGGCGGTTCTTGCTCACGCCGATTCCCGGCGGGACGCGTCTCACCGGGACGACGTGGTATCGGCACAACATCTGGCCCGAAGCGTATTGGCGGCTGTGGTCGGACGGCATCATCCATGCGATCCACCGGCGCGTGCTGGGGCACATCAGGAATTTGGCTCTGGCGGAAGAGCCGGCTTCGTGA
- a CDS encoding redoxin domain-containing protein, with amino-acid sequence MTRRSRFLGFFLCAAFAMSFGACGGDDDDDGTVDGDSGGSSSTDTSGDDDSDDDDGDDDAADDDDGDDDAADDDASDDDTGDDDADYPLEVGDDVPDWSLLAHDGSTVTLSDYLGQYVLLSTNPKANTAVCSLQMKSLDDYAADFWSRNTMPFGTSADTHATQVDWAGNCELENVLLLADIDPKGAVADMFGFYNSATGTDVRGNILIDPTGVLVWIKSYPASQVPDFQEILDWLDDNG; translated from the coding sequence ATGACGAGACGATCGAGGTTCTTGGGATTTTTCCTGTGCGCGGCATTCGCGATGAGCTTCGGCGCGTGTGGGGGCGACGACGACGATGACGGGACCGTCGACGGCGACAGCGGCGGATCGTCGTCCACGGATACGAGCGGCGACGATGATTCAGACGACGACGATGGCGACGACGACGCGGCGGATGATGACGACGGAGACGACGATGCCGCGGACGACGACGCATCCGACGACGACACGGGCGACGACGACGCCGACTATCCCCTCGAAGTGGGCGATGACGTGCCCGATTGGTCGCTGCTCGCACACGACGGCAGCACCGTGACGCTGTCCGACTACCTCGGCCAGTACGTGCTGCTATCGACCAATCCCAAGGCGAACACCGCCGTGTGCTCGCTTCAAATGAAATCGCTCGACGACTATGCGGCGGACTTCTGGAGCCGCAACACCATGCCCTTCGGCACCTCGGCGGACACCCACGCGACGCAGGTCGACTGGGCCGGGAACTGCGAGCTGGAAAACGTCCTGCTGCTCGCCGACATCGACCCCAAGGGCGCGGTCGCCGACATGTTTGGGTTCTACAATTCCGCGACCGGCACCGACGTGCGGGGCAATATTCTCATCGACCCGACCGGTGTCCTCGTCTGGATCAAGTCCTACCCCGCCTCGCAGGTCCCGGACTTCCAGGAAATCCTCGACTGGCTCGACGACAACGGTTGA
- a CDS encoding glycosyltransferase family 2 protein: MTDPDITLVIPVFNGAHALDDALCEIDDWRSGRSGRAFVLFVDDGSDDGTFDHLAGWVRERADSQVVRLAANHGLHTALRAGFEHATTQLVATTEINIEHDPAAIDRLIAYATDGIDAVCARRVGRSDPWWRMAPSRAINAFARLLGGLRIHDVHCLLKVWRREFALRAFSDVSHGHFLRTLCEGNLAEVAIDFTRRRYGVSRFSPAALGRAFLQMVCAVIALRFGVRPSHRHPTRFTVREIVISETTP; this comes from the coding sequence ATGACTGACCCGGATATCACGCTCGTGATTCCGGTGTTCAACGGCGCGCATGCCCTCGACGACGCGCTCTGTGAAATCGACGATTGGCGCTCGGGCCGGAGCGGGCGGGCGTTCGTGCTTTTCGTCGACGACGGCAGCGATGACGGGACATTCGACCATCTCGCGGGCTGGGTGCGCGAGCGAGCCGACTCCCAGGTGGTGCGCCTCGCCGCCAACCACGGACTGCACACGGCCCTGCGGGCGGGCTTCGAGCACGCGACGACGCAGCTCGTCGCCACGACCGAAATCAACATCGAACACGATCCGGCGGCCATCGATCGGTTGATCGCGTACGCCACCGACGGCATCGACGCCGTGTGCGCGCGGCGCGTCGGGCGGAGCGATCCCTGGTGGCGCATGGCGCCGTCGCGCGCGATCAACGCATTTGCGCGGCTGCTGGGCGGATTGCGAATCCACGATGTGCACTGCCTGCTCAAGGTTTGGCGGCGGGAATTCGCGCTGCGCGCATTCAGCGACGTCTCGCACGGACACTTTTTGCGCACGTTGTGCGAAGGCAATCTCGCCGAGGTCGCGATCGATTTCACTCGCCGGCGATACGGCGTGTCGCGATTTTCGCCGGCCGCGCTCGGTCGTGCTTTTCTCCAGATGGTCTGCGCGGTCATCGCCTTGCGCTTCGGAGTACGTCCTTCGCACCGGCACCCCACGCGATTCACCGTCCGCGAAATCGTGATCTCGGAGACAACGCCATGA